Proteins co-encoded in one Oreochromis aureus strain Israel breed Guangdong linkage group 3, ZZ_aureus, whole genome shotgun sequence genomic window:
- the LOC116316471 gene encoding uncharacterized protein LOC116316471 — protein MVSSVFFFCLLCLLFGKMVQMTEAQMFSSEHQESRFISAQVGGKVTLKCLYDAHVSARVFWFKQNLGQKPKIISHFFKYNVNNSFNEELRNNPRFTLETQDGKYHLTIKDLQISDSASYYCVQYSYTLTFLENIIISVKGSGVNIKAVVQQSASETIQPGGSVTLNCTVHTGTCDGEHSVYWFKDSDESHPGLIYTHLGRNDQCDNKPSTQTHTCVYSLPMSNLSVSHAGTYYCAVTSCGRILFGNGTKLEPKGTFNSHGLVYFLSGALTFSSILSVLLGYLLYKTNKRNRQQSTESQARFSGPATTSSEGYQHADSLHYAALSIKIPKRSRTQRNNTENECVYSAINK, from the exons ATGGTgtcttcagtgtttttcttctgtcttttgtGCCTGTTATTCGGAAAAATGG TTCAGATGACAGAGGCGCAAATGTTCTCATCTGAACATCAAGAGTCTCGTTTCATATCAGCTCAAGTTGGTGGAAAAGTGACACTAAAATGTTTATATGATGCTCACGTTTCTGCAAGAGTGTTCTGGTTTAAGCAAAATCTGGGACAAAAACCAAAGATCATCTCTCACTTTTTCAAATATAATGTGAACAACTCTTTTAATGAAGAGCTCAGGAACAACCCACGCTTCACACTGGAAACACAAGACGGCAAATATCACTTGACAATCAAAGATTTGCAAATTTCAGACTCAGCTTCTTACTACTGTGTTCAGTATTCATACACTTTAACCTTTTTAGAaaacatcatcatcagtgtAAAAGGTTCAGGTGTGAACATCAAAGCTGTGGTGCAGCAGTCAGCATCTGAGACCATCCAGCCAGGAGGCTCCGTGACTCTGAACTGTACAGTACACACTGGGACCTGTGATGGAGAGCACAGTGTTTACTGGTTCAAAGACTCAGACGAATCCCATCCTGGactcatttacacacatttgGGCAGAAACGATCAGTGTGATAACAAACCCagcacacaaacgcacacctGTGTCTACAGCTTGCCAATGAGCAACTTGAGTGTTTCTCATGCTGGAACCTACTACTGTGCTGTTACCTCATGTGGACGCATCCTATTTGGAAATGGGACCAAGCTGGAGCCTAAAG GCACGTTTAATTCTCATGGCTTGGTGTATTTCTTGAGCGGAGCTTTGACATTCAGCTCCATCCTCAGTGTTTTACTGGGATACTTGCTGTAcaagacaaacaaaagaaacagacaGCAATCAACAG AATCTCAAGCAAGATTTTCAGGCCCCGCAACAACAAGTTCGGAg GGTTACCAGCATGCTGACAGCCTTCATTATGCTGCTTTAAGCATTAAAATCCCCAAGAGATCaagaacacagagaaacaacacCGAGAATGAATGTGTTTACTCGgctataaacaaataa
- the LOC116316463 gene encoding uncharacterized protein LOC116316463, with amino-acid sequence MAFSLLAFYFAILLSGTVAHLTDLELSSSGHQKSAFVSRKTSDNLILKCFYEESNIKAVVQQSASEIIQPGDSVTLNCTVHTGTCDEETSVYWFKNSENSQSHPGVIYTHWGGNDQCEKEAKTQTHTCVYNLPMNNLNLSHAGTYYCAVASCGHILFGNGTKLDFEHNVFWSGTFAVTSILSVLLAFSVCVISKKCICKSPESQASLPKADVMGFQEAERLYFPSSTVNLRHRSRSQKDHTWSECVYYSVKQ; translated from the exons ATGGCTTTTTCACTGCTGGCTTTTTATTTTGCAATACTGTTATCTGGGACTGTGG CTCATTTGACTGATCTAGAGCTGTCCTCATCTGGTCATCAGAAGAGCGCTTTTGTGTCACGTAAAACGAGTGACAACTTGATTTTGAAATGTTTCTACGAAG AGTCAAACATCAAAGCTGTGGTCCAACAGTCAGCATCTGAGATCATCCAGCCAGGAGACTCTGTGACTCTGAACTGTACAGTACACACTGGGACCTGTGATGAAGAAACCAGTGTGTACTGGTTCAAAAACTCAGAAAATTCTCAATCCCATCCTGGAGTCATTTACACACATTGGGGTGGGAATGATCAGTGTGAGAAAGAagctaagacacagacacacacctgtgTCTACAACTTGCCAATGAATAACCTGAATCTGTCTCATGCTGGGACCTACTACTGTGCTGTTGCCTCATGTGGACATATACTATTTGGAAATGGGACAAAACTGGACTTTGAAC ATAATGTTTTCTGGAGCGGCACCTTTGCAGTCACCTCCATCCTGAGTGTATTGCTGGCTTTCTCAGTGTGTGTGATCAGCAAGAAATGCATCTGCAAATCTCCTG aATCTCAAGCAAGTCTCCCCAAAGCAGATGTAATG GGTTTCCAAGAGGCAGAAAGACTCTATTTTCCATCTTCAACTGTCAACCTGCGCCACAGATCAAGAAGTCAGAAGGATCACACCtggagtgaatgtgtgtactataGTGTAAAGCAGTAG
- the LOC116316466 gene encoding uncharacterized protein LOC116316466 — MTPAKFVFYLTCLFLGKLVQKTHLQPQASVNQEKDFILADVGKNVSLHCFYEGDDSAWILWYKQTLGQKPRLISTFYVYDTKITFHDEFQNNPRFTLDTGNRRNNLNISDLKINDSATYYCACSYRFVLTFAEGTIVKVREAGLKNPALVQQSPSETVQPGGSVTLNCTVHTGTCDEEHSVYWFKETEASHPGLIYTYGGKNDYCRTKTNPQADACVYNLPMKDLNLSHAGTYYCAVDSCGHIVFGNGTRLDLSREADFLVLVYYLSGALAFSTILVLLLVFSVCKTIKRNNCLCPESHAQLPTPSTANSEACQDADSLHYAALSAKQLNRSRRQKDNTKSECVYSSIKQ, encoded by the exons ATGACACCTGCAAAGTTTGTCTTTTATCTGACATGTTTGTTCCTGGGGAAATTGG TCCAGAAGACCCATCTGCAACCACAGGCATCTGTTAATCAAGAAAAAGATTTTATCTTAGCTGATGTTGGAAAAAATGTGAGTTTGCATTGTTTCTATGAAGGTGACGATTCAGCGTGGATCTTGTGGTATAAGCAAACTCTGGGACAGAAACCGAGGCTAATCTCTACCTTCTACGTGTACGATACAAAAATCACTTTTCATGATGAATTCCAGAACAATCCACGGTTTACACTGGATACAGGAAACAGAAGAAATAACTTGAACATTTCAGATTTGAAAATCAATGACTCAGCTACTTACTACTGTGCATGCAGCTATAGATTTGTGTTAACTTTTGCAGAGGGTACCATTGTCAAAGTAAGGGAGGCAGGTTTGAAAAACCCAGCTTTAGTCCAGCAGTCACCATCTGAGACCGTCCAGCCAGGAGGCTCTGTGACTCTAAACTGCACAGTACACACTGGGACCTGTGATGAAGAACACAGTGTTTACTGGTTCAAAGAAACAGAAGCATCTCATCCAGGACTGATTTATACTTATGGAGGCAAAAATGATTATTGTAGGACGAAAACTAACCCACAAGCAGACGCCTGTGTCTACAACCTGCCAATGAAGGATTTGAATCTGTCTCATGCTGGGACCTACTACTGTGCTGTTGATTCATGTGGACACATAGTGTTTGGAAACGGGACCAGATTGGATCTTAGCC GTGAGGCAGATTTTCTTGTCTTGGTGTACTACTTGAGTGGAGCTTTGGCATTCAGTACCATCCTGGTTCTCCTACTGGTTTTCTCAGTATGCAAGACAATCAAGAGAAACAACTGCCTTTGCCCAG AGTCTCATGCACAATTACCAACTCCTTCAACAGCAAATTCCGAG GCTTGTCAAGATGCAGACAGCCTCCATTATGCAGCTTTAAGTGCTAAGCAACTTAACAGATCaagaagacagaaagacaacaccaagagtgaatgtgtgtactccAGCATAAAGCAGTAA
- the LOC116316469 gene encoding uncharacterized protein LOC116316469 isoform X2 has translation MTPPKLVFYLTCLFLVEFAQMNHLKQPRNLHQEKGFIAAKVGDTLILRCFHDSDATTYYWYKQLLGQKLQLIANTYKFDKNGTFYDEFKDNPRFTLETKVGINYLQISNVQITDTATYFCASGLSYMFEFGEGTKVIVKSQGLSIKALVQQSASETIQPGGSVTLNCTVHTGTCDGERSIYWFKKTEESQHPGLIYTHGGGNDQCERKTQTQTNTCVYTLPMNGLNLSHAGTYYCAVASCGHILFGKGTKLDFEREVESWRLVYFLGGALIVIMILSGFLAFLICKMNGRNCSQYSESHVGESSPHTTNAEGYRDADSLHYAALRVNQTKQSRRLKDDAMSECVYSSVKQ, from the exons ATGACACCTCCGAAGCTTGTCTTCTATCTGACATGCCTCTTCTTGGTGGAATTTG CTCAGATGAATCATCTAAAACAACCCAGGAATTTGCATCAAGAGAAAGGATTTATAGCTGCTAAAGTTGGAGACACGTTGATTTTGCGATGTTTTCATGACAGTGATGCTACAACGTATTACTGGTACAAGCAACTACTGGGACAGAAGCTACAGCTTATCGCTAATACCTATAAATTTGACAAAAATGGAACTTTTTATGATGAGTTCAAGGACAATCCACGCTTTACACTGGAAACTAAAGTTGGTATAAACTACTTACAGATTTCCAATGTACAAATCACAGATACAGCAACTTACTTCTGTGCAAGTGGTCTTTCATATATGTTTGAATTTGGAGAGGGTACCAAAGTCATTGTAAAGAGTCAAGGTTTGAGCATCAAAGCTTTAGTCCAGCAGTCAGCTTCTGAAACCATCCAGCCTGGAGGCTCTGTGACTCTAAACTGTACAGTACACACTGGGACCTGTGATGGAGAACGCAGCATTTACTGGttcaaaaaaacagaagaatctCAACATCCAGGACTCATTTACACCCATGGAGGCGGGAATGATCAGTGCGAGAGAAAAACTCAAACACAAACTAACACCTGCGTTTACACCCTGCCAATGAATGGTCTAAATCTGTCTCATGCTGGGACCTACTACTGTGCTGTTGCCTCATGTGGACACATACTGTTTGGAAAGGGGACAAAACTGGACTTTGAAC GGGAGGTGGAGTCATGGCGTTTAGTGTATTTTTTGGGTGGTGCTTTGATAGTCATCATGATTCTTTCTGGCTTTCTGGCTTTCCTGATATGCAAGATGAATGGGAGAAACTGCAGCCAATATTCAG AGTCTCATGTAGGAGAGTCATCTCCCCACACAACCAATGCAGAG GGTTACCGAGATGCAGACAGCCTGCATTATGCTGCTTTACGTGTAAACCAGACAAAACAATCAAGAAGACTTAAGGATGACGCcatgagtgaatgtgtgtactccAGTGTAAAGCAATGa
- the LOC116316469 gene encoding uncharacterized protein LOC116316469 isoform X1 — translation MTPPKLVFYLTCLFLVEFAQMNHLKQPRNLHQEKGFIAAKVGDTLILRCFHDSDATTYYWYKQLLGQKLQLIANTYKFDKNGTFYDEFKDNPRFTLETKVGINYLQISNVQITDTATYFCASGLSYMFEFGEGTKVIVKSQGLSIKALVQQSASETIQPGGSVTLNCTVHTGTCDGERSIYWFKKTEESQHPGLIYTHGGGNDQCERKTQTQTNTCVYTLPMNGLNLSHAGTYYCAVASCGHILFGKGTKLDFEREVESWRLVYFLGGALIVIMILSGFLAFLICKMNGRNCSQYSESHVGESSPHTTNAEQGYRDADSLHYAALRVNQTKQSRRLKDDAMSECVYSSVKQ, via the exons ATGACACCTCCGAAGCTTGTCTTCTATCTGACATGCCTCTTCTTGGTGGAATTTG CTCAGATGAATCATCTAAAACAACCCAGGAATTTGCATCAAGAGAAAGGATTTATAGCTGCTAAAGTTGGAGACACGTTGATTTTGCGATGTTTTCATGACAGTGATGCTACAACGTATTACTGGTACAAGCAACTACTGGGACAGAAGCTACAGCTTATCGCTAATACCTATAAATTTGACAAAAATGGAACTTTTTATGATGAGTTCAAGGACAATCCACGCTTTACACTGGAAACTAAAGTTGGTATAAACTACTTACAGATTTCCAATGTACAAATCACAGATACAGCAACTTACTTCTGTGCAAGTGGTCTTTCATATATGTTTGAATTTGGAGAGGGTACCAAAGTCATTGTAAAGAGTCAAGGTTTGAGCATCAAAGCTTTAGTCCAGCAGTCAGCTTCTGAAACCATCCAGCCTGGAGGCTCTGTGACTCTAAACTGTACAGTACACACTGGGACCTGTGATGGAGAACGCAGCATTTACTGGttcaaaaaaacagaagaatctCAACATCCAGGACTCATTTACACCCATGGAGGCGGGAATGATCAGTGCGAGAGAAAAACTCAAACACAAACTAACACCTGCGTTTACACCCTGCCAATGAATGGTCTAAATCTGTCTCATGCTGGGACCTACTACTGTGCTGTTGCCTCATGTGGACACATACTGTTTGGAAAGGGGACAAAACTGGACTTTGAAC GGGAGGTGGAGTCATGGCGTTTAGTGTATTTTTTGGGTGGTGCTTTGATAGTCATCATGATTCTTTCTGGCTTTCTGGCTTTCCTGATATGCAAGATGAATGGGAGAAACTGCAGCCAATATTCAG AGTCTCATGTAGGAGAGTCATCTCCCCACACAACCAATGCAGAG cAGGGTTACCGAGATGCAGACAGCCTGCATTATGCTGCTTTACGTGTAAACCAGACAAAACAATCAAGAAGACTTAAGGATGACGCcatgagtgaatgtgtgtactccAGTGTAAAGCAATGa
- the LOC116316449 gene encoding uncharacterized protein LOC116316449 isoform X1 — protein sequence MTPPKLVFYLTCLFLVEFTQMNHLKQPRNLHQEKGFISAKVGDTLILRCFHDSDAAKYYWYKQLLGQKLQLISNTYKFDKNGTFYDEFKDNPRFTLETDVGINHLQISKVQITDTATYFCASGLSFVFEFGEGTKVIVKSQGLSIKALVQQSASETIQPGGSVTLNCTVHTGTCDGERSIYWFKKTEESQHPGLIYTHGGGNDQCERKTQTQTNTCVYTLPMNGLNLSHAGTYYCAVASCGHILFGKGTKLDFERNVDSLGLVYFLGGALIFVMILSGFLAFLICKMNGRNCCQYSESHVGQSSPHTTNAEQGYRDADSLHYAALRVNQTKQSRRLKDDTMSECVYSSVKQ from the exons ATGACACCTCCGAAGCTTGTCTTCTATCTGACATGCCTCTTCTTGGTGGAATTTA CTCAGATGAATCATTTAAAACAACCCAGAAATTTGCATCAAGAGAAAGGATTTATATCTGCTAAAGTTGGAGACACGTTGATTTTGCGATGTTTTCATGACAGTGATGCTGCAAAGTATTACTGGTACAAGCAACTACTGGGACAGAAGCTACAGCTGATCTCTAATACCTATAAATTTGACAAAAATGGAACTTTTTATGATGAGTTCAAGGACAATCCACGCTTTACATTGGAAACTGATGTGGGTATAAATCACTTACAGATTTCCAAGGTACAAATCACAGATACAGCAACTTACTTCTGTGCAAGCGGTCTTTCATTTGTGTTTGAATTTGGAGAGGGTACCAAAGTCATTGTAAAGAGTCAAGGTTTGAGCATCAAAGCTTTAGTCCAGCAGTCAGCTTCTGAAACCATCCAGCCTGGAGGCTCTGTGACTCTAAACTGTACAGTACACACTGGGACCTGTGATGGAGAACGCAGCATTTACTGGttcaaaaaaacagaagaatctCAACATCCAGGACTCATTTACACCCATGGAGGCGGGAATGATCAGTGCGAGAGAAAAACTCAAACACAAACTAACACCTGCGTTTACACCCTGCCGATGAATGGTCTAAATCTGTCTCATGCTGGGACCTACTACTGTGCTGTTGCCTCATGTGGACACATACTGTTTGGAAAGGGGACAAAACTGGACTTTGAAC GGAACGTGGACTCACTGGGTTTAGTGTATTTTTTGGGTGGTGCTTTGATATTCGTCATGATTCTTTCTGGGTTTCTGGCTTTCCTGATATGCAAGATGAATGGGAGAAACTGCTGCCAATATTCAG AGTCTCATGTAGGACAGTCATCTCCCCACACAACCAATGCAGAG CAGGGTTACCGAGATGCAGACAGCCTGCATTATGCTGCTTTACGTGTAAACCAGACAAAACAATCAAGAAGACTTAAGGATGACACcatgagtgaatgtgtgtactccAGTGTAAAGCAATGa
- the LOC116316449 gene encoding uncharacterized protein LOC116316449 isoform X2 — MTPPKLVFYLTCLFLVEFTQMNHLKQPRNLHQEKGFISAKVGDTLILRCFHDSDAAKYYWYKQLLGQKLQLISNTYKFDKNGTFYDEFKDNPRFTLETDVGINHLQISKVQITDTATYFCASGLSFVFEFGEGTKVIVKSQGLSIKALVQQSASETIQPGGSVTLNCTVHTGTCDGERSIYWFKKTEESQHPGLIYTHGGGNDQCERKTQTQTNTCVYTLPMNGLNLSHAGTYYCAVASCGHILFGKGTKLDFERNVDSLGLVYFLGGALIFVMILSGFLAFLICKMNGRNCCQYSESHVGQSSPHTTNAEGYRDADSLHYAALRVNQTKQSRRLKDDTMSECVYSSVKQ, encoded by the exons ATGACACCTCCGAAGCTTGTCTTCTATCTGACATGCCTCTTCTTGGTGGAATTTA CTCAGATGAATCATTTAAAACAACCCAGAAATTTGCATCAAGAGAAAGGATTTATATCTGCTAAAGTTGGAGACACGTTGATTTTGCGATGTTTTCATGACAGTGATGCTGCAAAGTATTACTGGTACAAGCAACTACTGGGACAGAAGCTACAGCTGATCTCTAATACCTATAAATTTGACAAAAATGGAACTTTTTATGATGAGTTCAAGGACAATCCACGCTTTACATTGGAAACTGATGTGGGTATAAATCACTTACAGATTTCCAAGGTACAAATCACAGATACAGCAACTTACTTCTGTGCAAGCGGTCTTTCATTTGTGTTTGAATTTGGAGAGGGTACCAAAGTCATTGTAAAGAGTCAAGGTTTGAGCATCAAAGCTTTAGTCCAGCAGTCAGCTTCTGAAACCATCCAGCCTGGAGGCTCTGTGACTCTAAACTGTACAGTACACACTGGGACCTGTGATGGAGAACGCAGCATTTACTGGttcaaaaaaacagaagaatctCAACATCCAGGACTCATTTACACCCATGGAGGCGGGAATGATCAGTGCGAGAGAAAAACTCAAACACAAACTAACACCTGCGTTTACACCCTGCCGATGAATGGTCTAAATCTGTCTCATGCTGGGACCTACTACTGTGCTGTTGCCTCATGTGGACACATACTGTTTGGAAAGGGGACAAAACTGGACTTTGAAC GGAACGTGGACTCACTGGGTTTAGTGTATTTTTTGGGTGGTGCTTTGATATTCGTCATGATTCTTTCTGGGTTTCTGGCTTTCCTGATATGCAAGATGAATGGGAGAAACTGCTGCCAATATTCAG AGTCTCATGTAGGACAGTCATCTCCCCACACAACCAATGCAGAG GGTTACCGAGATGCAGACAGCCTGCATTATGCTGCTTTACGTGTAAACCAGACAAAACAATCAAGAAGACTTAAGGATGACACcatgagtgaatgtgtgtactccAGTGTAAAGCAATGa
- the LOC116316450 gene encoding uncharacterized protein LOC116316450, with protein MEVFYIGQDLLITMTSLNFALICLFFWKIDRVNSLQLSSNVRQESGFISANVGDNVTLRCFYEGDVAAMFYWYKQTLGQKPKLISSFYKHDKEGTFNGEFKNNSRFSLDSKNGKNHLTISNLQMSDSATYYCISCYAYKFEFAEGTSIHVKGSGLNLQTSVHQLSSATVEPGASLTLNCTVHTGTCDEEHSVYWFKSSEKSHPGLIYTDGGRNNRCERKTNTQTNMCVYNLPIKSLNLSDKGMYYCAVASCGHILFGNGTKLGLEDEVTFPDFLVHVLSGALAFTITLSLLMGFLLFKMNKESQARCSDASTANAEGYRDADNLHYAAVQTQKFNRQRREMNDTMSQCVYSSVRQQI; from the exons ATGGAGGTTTTCTACATTGGTCAAGACCTTTTGATCACAATGACATCTCTGAATTTTGCTTTGATTTGCCTCTTCTTCTGGAAAATTG ACCGGGTAAATAGTTTACAGCTCTCCTCAAATGTTCGTCAAGAGAGTGGCTTTATATCAGCTAATGTTGGGGACAATGTAACTTTGCGATGTTTCTATGAAGGTGATGTAGCAGCTATGTTTTACTGGTACAAACAAACCCTGGGACAAAAGCCAAAGCTCATCTCTAGCTTCTACAAACATGACAAAGAGGGCACTTTTAACGGGGAATTCAAGAACAATTCAAGATTCTCTTTGGACAGTAAAAATGGAAAGAACCACTTGACAATCTCGAATTTACAAATGTCTGACTCAGCAACTTATTACTGCATAAGCTGCTATGCGTACAAGTTTGAATTTGCAGAGGGTACCAGTATCCATGTAAAGGGTTCAGGTTTGAACCTTCAAACTTCAGTCCATCAGCTGTCTTCTGCGACCGTCGAGCCAGGAGCCTCTTTGACTCTGAACTGTACAGTCCACACTGGGACTTGTGATGAAGAACACAGTGTTTACTGGTTCAAAAGCTCAGAAAAATCTCATCCAGGACTCATTTACACTGATGGGGGCAGGAACAATCGCTGTGAGAGGAAaactaacacacaaacaaacatgtgtGTCTACAATTTGCCAATAAAGAGCCTGAATTTATCTGATAAGGGGATGTACTACTGTGCTGTTGCCTCTTGTGGACACATACTGTTTGGAAATGGGACCAAGTTGGGCTTGGAGG ATGAGGTGACCTTTCCTGACTTTCTTGTCCATGTTTTAAGTGGAGCTTTGGCATTCACCATCACTTTGAGTCTTTTAATGGGTTTTCTACTATTCAAGATGAATAAAG AGTCACAAGCAAGATGTTCAGATGCCTCCACAGCTAATGCAGAG GGATACCGAGATGCAGACAACCTTCACTATGCTGCCGTACAGACACAAAAGTTCAACCGACAAAGAAGGGAGATGAATGACACCATGAGTCAATGTGTGTACTCTAGTGTAAGGCAGCAGATTTGA